In Felis catus isolate Fca126 chromosome A3, F.catus_Fca126_mat1.0, whole genome shotgun sequence, a single genomic region encodes these proteins:
- the CRIPT gene encoding cysteine-rich PDZ-binding protein, which yields MVCEKCEKKLGTVITPDTWKDGARNTTESGGRKLNENKALTSKKARFDPYGKNKFSTCRICKSSVHQPGSHYCQGCAYKKGICAMCGKKVLDTKNYKQTSV from the exons ATGGTGTGCGAAAAAT GTGAAAAGAAACTTGGTACTGTTATCACTCCAGACACATGGAAAGACGGTGCAAGGAATACCAcag AAAGTGGTGGAAGAAAgctgaatgaaaataaagcttTAACTTCAAAAAAAGCAAG aTTCGATCCATATGGAAAGAATAAGTTCTCTACTTGCAGAATTTGTAAAAGTTCGGTACATCAGCCGGGTTCCCATTACTGCCAGGGCTGTGCCTACAAAAAGG gcaTCTGTGCAATGTGTGGAAAAAAGGTTTTGGATACCAAAAACTACAAGCAAACGTCTGTGTAG